A genome region from Streptomyces antimycoticus includes the following:
- a CDS encoding discoidin domain-containing protein — protein MHSSSIASASARRLSAIGATVALAAGMLVTLTPTAAHAAAGAALPFTSVEAESATTTGTKIGPDFTQGTLASEASGRQAVRLAGGQRVEFTAPRAANAVNVSYSVPDGQSGALNVYVNGTKLAKTLTVTSKYSYVDTGWIMGSKTHHFYDNARLLLGQNVQSGDKIAFEAANAQVTVDVADFEQVAAAASQPAGSVSVTSKGADPSGQGDSTQAFRDAIAAAQGGVVWIPPGDYKLTSSLSGVQNVTLQGAGSWHSVVRTSRFIDQTSSSGNVHIKDFAVIGEVTERVDSNPDNFVNGSLGPGSSVSGMWLQHLKVGLWLTGNNDNLVVENNRILDTTADGLNLNGSAKEVRVRNNFLRNQGDDSLAMWSLNSPDVSSSFENNTISQPNLANGIAIYGGRDIAVKNNLISDTNALGSGIAISNQKFLDPFHPLAGTITVDGNTLVRAGAMNPNWNHPMGALRVDSYDSAIDATVNITNTTVKDSPYSAFEFVSGGGRGYAVKNVNVTGATVTNPGTVVVQAEAQGAAKFSNVTASSVGAAGVYNCPFPAGSGTFEVADGGGNSGWSSTWSDCSTWPQPGQGNPDPDPGRNLAKGRPATATGSQDVYTPGKAVDGDAGTYWESTNNAFPQALTVDLGSGQAIRRLVLKLPPSSAWGARTQTLSVLGSADGSAYSTVVGSQGYRFDPATGNKVTVDLPGTTQVRYLKLNVTGNTGWPAAQLSEVEAYLTS, from the coding sequence ATGCACAGCAGCAGCATCGCATCGGCGTCAGCCAGGCGCTTGTCGGCGATCGGCGCGACCGTCGCCCTGGCGGCCGGCATGCTCGTCACCCTGACCCCCACGGCCGCTCACGCGGCGGCGGGCGCCGCCCTGCCCTTTACCTCGGTCGAGGCCGAGTCGGCCACCACCACGGGTACGAAGATCGGCCCCGATTTCACCCAGGGCACGCTCGCCTCCGAGGCGTCCGGGCGCCAGGCCGTCCGTCTCGCCGGCGGCCAGCGCGTCGAGTTCACCGCACCGCGCGCCGCCAACGCGGTGAACGTGTCCTACAGCGTGCCCGACGGCCAGTCGGGCGCGCTCAACGTCTATGTCAACGGCACCAAGCTGGCCAAGACCCTCACGGTCACGTCCAAGTACTCGTATGTGGACACCGGCTGGATCATGGGCTCGAAGACCCACCACTTCTACGACAACGCCCGGCTGCTACTCGGGCAGAACGTCCAGTCCGGTGACAAGATCGCCTTCGAGGCGGCGAACGCACAGGTCACCGTGGATGTGGCCGATTTCGAGCAGGTCGCGGCGGCGGCGAGCCAGCCCGCCGGATCGGTCTCGGTCACCTCCAAGGGCGCCGACCCCAGCGGGCAGGGCGACTCCACCCAGGCGTTCCGGGATGCCATCGCGGCCGCCCAGGGCGGCGTGGTCTGGATCCCGCCGGGCGACTACAAGCTGACCTCCTCCCTGAGCGGTGTCCAGAACGTCACCCTCCAGGGCGCCGGCAGCTGGCACTCCGTCGTGCGCACCTCGCGGTTCATCGACCAGACCAGCTCCTCCGGCAACGTCCACATCAAGGACTTCGCGGTCATCGGCGAGGTCACCGAGCGCGTCGACTCCAACCCGGACAACTTCGTCAACGGCTCGCTCGGCCCGGGCTCCAGCGTGTCGGGCATGTGGCTCCAGCATCTGAAGGTCGGTCTCTGGCTGACCGGCAACAACGACAACCTCGTGGTCGAGAACAACCGCATCCTCGACACCACTGCCGACGGCCTCAACCTCAACGGCAGCGCCAAGGAGGTACGGGTCCGCAACAACTTCCTGCGCAACCAGGGCGACGACTCGCTCGCCATGTGGTCGCTGAACTCCCCTGATGTGAGCAGCAGCTTCGAGAACAACACCATCTCGCAGCCGAACCTCGCCAATGGCATCGCGATCTACGGCGGCAGGGACATCGCGGTCAAGAACAATCTGATCTCCGACACCAACGCGCTGGGCAGCGGCATCGCCATCTCCAACCAGAAGTTCCTGGACCCGTTCCATCCGCTGGCCGGCACGATCACGGTCGACGGCAACACGCTCGTGCGGGCGGGCGCCATGAACCCCAACTGGAACCACCCGATGGGCGCCCTGCGCGTCGACTCCTACGACAGCGCGATCGACGCCACCGTCAACATCACCAACACGACCGTCAAGGACAGCCCGTACAGCGCCTTCGAGTTCGTCTCCGGCGGCGGCCGGGGCTATGCGGTCAAGAACGTCAATGTGACCGGCGCGACCGTGACCAACCCCGGAACGGTCGTCGTCCAGGCCGAGGCGCAGGGAGCGGCGAAGTTCAGCAATGTCACCGCCTCCAGCGTCGGCGCGGCGGGCGTCTACAACTGCCCGTTCCCGGCCGGTTCGGGCACCTTCGAGGTCGCCGACGGCGGTGGCAACTCCGGCTGGAGCAGCACCTGGTCGGACTGCTCCACCTGGCCCCAGCCGGGCCAGGGCAACCCGGACCCCGACCCGGGCCGCAACCTCGCCAAGGGCCGCCCGGCCACCGCGACCGGCTCCCAGGACGTCTACACCCCCGGCAAGGCGGTCGACGGCGACGCCGGCACCTACTGGGAGTCGACCAACAATGCCTTTCCGCAGGCGCTGACCGTGGACCTGGGCTCCGGCCAGGCCATCCGCCGGCTGGTGCTGAAGCTGCCGCCCTCCTCGGCGTGGGGTGCCCGTACCCAGACCCTGTCCGTGCTGGGCAGCGCCGATGGCTCCGCGTACTCGACGGTGGTGGGGTCGCAGGGCTACCGCTTCGACCCGGCGACCGGCAACAAGGTCACCGTCGATCTGCCCGGCACCACGCAGGTGCGCTATCTGAAGCTCAATGTCACCGGCAATACGGGCTGGCCGGCGGCCCAGCTCAGTGAGGTGGAGGCGTATCTGACCTCGTGA
- the argG gene encoding argininosuccinate synthase → MSKVLTSLPVGERVGIAFSGGLDTSVAVAWMRDKGAVPCTYTADIGQYDEPDIASVPGRATTYGAEVARLVDCRAALVEEGLAALACGAFHIRSGGRAYFNTTPLGRAVTGTLLVRAMLEDNVQIWGDGSTFKGNDIERFYRYGLLANPSLRIYKPWLDADFVSELGGRKEMSEWLVAHDLPYRDSTEKAYSTDANIWGATHEAKSLEHLDTGIELVEPIMGVRFWDPTVEIAAEDVTIGFEQGRPVTINGKEFASAVDLVLEANAIGGRHGMGMSDQIENRVIEAKSRGIYEAPGMALLHAAYERLVNAIHNEDTLATYHSEGRRLGRLMYEGRWLDPQALMVRESLQRWVGAAITGEVTLRLRRGEDYSILDTSGPAFSYHPDKLSMERTEDSAFGPVDRIGQLTMRNLDIADSRAKLEQYAGLGMVGNAHPALIGAAQAASTGLIGAMPQGASEAIASDGHVSGQDTLLDRAAMEFGAD, encoded by the coding sequence GTGTCCAAAGTTCTCACCTCCCTCCCTGTCGGCGAACGCGTCGGGATCGCCTTCTCCGGCGGCCTCGACACCTCGGTAGCGGTCGCGTGGATGCGCGACAAGGGCGCGGTGCCCTGCACCTATACCGCCGACATCGGCCAGTACGACGAGCCCGACATCGCCTCGGTCCCCGGGCGCGCCACGACGTACGGCGCGGAGGTCGCCCGGCTGGTCGACTGCCGGGCGGCCCTGGTGGAGGAGGGGCTCGCGGCCCTTGCCTGCGGGGCGTTCCACATCCGCTCCGGCGGCCGCGCCTACTTCAACACCACCCCGCTCGGGCGGGCGGTCACCGGCACTCTGCTGGTGCGCGCCATGCTCGAGGACAATGTGCAGATCTGGGGCGACGGTTCCACCTTCAAGGGCAATGACATCGAGCGGTTCTACCGCTACGGCCTGCTGGCCAACCCCTCCCTGCGGATCTACAAGCCCTGGCTGGACGCCGACTTCGTGAGCGAGCTCGGCGGCCGCAAGGAGATGTCGGAGTGGCTGGTCGCCCACGACCTGCCCTACCGGGACAGCACCGAGAAGGCCTACTCCACCGACGCCAACATCTGGGGCGCGACCCACGAGGCCAAGTCGCTCGAGCACCTCGACACGGGCATCGAGCTCGTCGAGCCGATCATGGGCGTGCGGTTCTGGGACCCGACTGTCGAGATAGCGGCCGAGGACGTCACGATCGGCTTCGAGCAGGGCCGGCCGGTGACGATCAACGGCAAGGAGTTCGCCTCCGCCGTCGATCTGGTGCTGGAGGCCAACGCCATCGGCGGCCGGCACGGCATGGGCATGTCCGACCAGATCGAGAACCGCGTCATCGAGGCCAAGAGCCGGGGCATCTACGAGGCACCGGGCATGGCGCTGCTGCACGCGGCGTACGAGCGGCTGGTCAACGCGATCCACAACGAGGACACCCTCGCCACCTACCACAGCGAGGGACGGCGGCTCGGCCGGCTGATGTACGAGGGCCGCTGGCTGGACCCGCAGGCGCTGATGGTGCGCGAGTCGCTGCAGCGCTGGGTCGGTGCGGCGATCACCGGCGAGGTGACCCTGCGGCTGCGGCGCGGTGAGGACTACTCCATCCTGGACACCTCCGGACCGGCGTTCAGCTACCACCCGGACAAGCTCTCCATGGAGCGGACCGAGGACTCCGCCTTCGGGCCGGTGGACCGGATCGGCCAGCTGACCATGCGCAATCTCGACATCGCCGACTCGCGCGCCAAGCTGGAGCAGTACGCCGGGCTGGGCATGGTCGGCAACGCGCATCCGGCGCTGATCGGCGCCGCGCAGGCGGCCTCGACCGGGCTGATCGGCGCGATGCCGCAGGGCGCCTCCGAGGCGATCGCCTCGGACGGACATGTGTCCGGGCAGGACACGCTGCTCGACCGCGCCGCGATGGAGTTCGGCGCCGACTGA
- a CDS encoding YceI family protein: MNLFSRSTSRRAVTNAAPAVPPARATSGAVAVPDTGLAALTGEWIVDPAHSRIGFSVRHAMVSTVRGAFTEFESRLYFDGRDPRRSRAEVLLSTASVQTGVEQRDDHLMGRDFLDARTYPHIRFASTAVELAGPDVYRMIGDLTIRDITRPVVLELTYIGYVTDPFGYQRAGFDGTTTINRSEWGLTYNARLAEGGALVSEKVRLQFDIAAIRTVPAA, translated from the coding sequence ATGAACCTGTTCAGCCGCAGTACCTCCCGTCGCGCGGTCACGAACGCCGCACCGGCGGTACCCCCTGCCCGGGCGACGTCCGGCGCCGTCGCTGTGCCGGATACCGGCCTCGCGGCGCTCACCGGAGAGTGGATCGTCGATCCGGCCCACAGCCGGATCGGTTTCTCCGTCCGCCACGCCATGGTGAGCACGGTACGTGGCGCCTTCACGGAATTCGAAAGCCGCCTCTACTTCGACGGCCGCGACCCGCGCCGTTCCCGGGCCGAGGTCCTGCTGTCCACCGCCAGTGTCCAGACCGGTGTCGAGCAGCGCGACGACCACCTGATGGGCCGGGACTTCCTGGACGCCAGAACCTACCCCCACATCCGGTTCGCGAGTACCGCCGTGGAACTCGCGGGCCCGGACGTCTACCGGATGATCGGGGACCTCACGATCAGAGACATCACCCGCCCCGTCGTCCTGGAACTCACCTACATCGGGTATGTCACGGACCCCTTCGGCTACCAGCGGGCGGGCTTCGACGGCACCACCACCATCAACCGCTCCGAATGGGGCCTGACCTACAACGCCCGACTGGCCGAGGGCGGCGCGCTGGTGAGTGAGAAGGTCCGCCTCCAGTTCGACATCGCCGCCATCCGCACCGTCCCCGCCGCCTGA
- a CDS encoding winged helix-turn-helix transcriptional regulator yields MYEAQCPCRAMLDLLANKWSALAIGALEDGPLRFGALQRRLQGISPKVLTQTLRRLEDAGLIERTVYPAVPLHVEYELSPLGHSASVPLRNLRLWVEDNLDLTTAPAKPM; encoded by the coding sequence GTGTACGAGGCCCAATGCCCGTGCCGCGCCATGCTGGATCTGCTCGCGAACAAGTGGTCGGCGCTCGCCATCGGGGCTCTGGAGGACGGGCCTCTCCGGTTCGGCGCCCTGCAGCGCCGTCTTCAGGGGATCAGCCCCAAGGTGCTCACGCAGACGCTGCGCCGTCTCGAAGACGCCGGGCTCATCGAGCGGACGGTCTACCCCGCCGTCCCGCTCCACGTGGAGTACGAACTCTCTCCCCTGGGCCACAGCGCGTCCGTCCCGCTCAGGAACCTGCGCCTGTGGGTCGAGGACAACCTGGATCTCACCACCGCGCCCGCCAAGCCCATGTGA
- a CDS encoding NADP-dependent oxidoreductase → MARSMMRAVVQDALGGPEVLRVAEVPRPEPLPTEVLVRVHAAGINPVDWKTRQGGGMAGVLGEPPFTLGWDVSGVVEEVGFGVTTLAPGDEVYGMPWFPRQAGGYAEYVTAPARQFARKPATLSHEEAAAVPLAALTAWQILVDTAHVTAGQRVLVHAAAGGVGHFAVQFARHLGARVVGTARESRHAWLGRLGAAELVDYTEQRFEDAVEDVDVVIDLLGEDHDATSTRSLKVLRKGGLLVAVPGGVAPEVRQAADARGIRTSAYLVEPDGAALTTIAGLIDKGEVAVEVEEVFPLEEAARAHRQGEDGHTRGKLVLRVGA, encoded by the coding sequence GTGGCCAGGTCCATGATGCGTGCGGTGGTACAGGACGCGCTCGGCGGCCCGGAGGTGCTGCGCGTCGCGGAGGTCCCGCGGCCGGAGCCGCTGCCCACCGAGGTGCTGGTGCGGGTGCACGCCGCCGGTATCAACCCGGTCGACTGGAAGACCCGTCAGGGCGGCGGTATGGCGGGTGTGCTCGGCGAGCCGCCGTTCACCCTGGGCTGGGATGTCTCCGGTGTGGTCGAGGAAGTCGGATTCGGGGTGACCACGCTGGCCCCCGGCGACGAGGTGTACGGCATGCCGTGGTTCCCCCGACAGGCCGGTGGCTACGCCGAGTACGTCACGGCTCCGGCCCGCCAGTTCGCCCGTAAGCCGGCCACCTTGAGCCATGAGGAGGCGGCCGCCGTGCCGCTGGCGGCGCTGACGGCCTGGCAGATCCTGGTGGACACCGCGCACGTGACGGCCGGGCAGCGGGTCCTGGTGCACGCCGCCGCCGGTGGCGTCGGGCACTTCGCCGTCCAGTTCGCACGGCACCTGGGGGCCCGAGTGGTGGGGACCGCCCGGGAGAGCCGGCACGCATGGCTCGGCCGGCTCGGAGCGGCGGAGCTGGTCGACTACACCGAGCAGCGCTTCGAGGACGCGGTCGAGGACGTCGATGTGGTGATCGACCTTCTGGGCGAGGACCACGACGCCACCAGCACCCGTTCCCTGAAGGTGCTCAGGAAGGGGGGACTGCTGGTGGCCGTCCCCGGTGGAGTCGCCCCCGAGGTGCGGCAGGCCGCGGACGCCCGTGGGATCCGCACCAGCGCCTACCTCGTCGAGCCGGACGGCGCCGCCCTCACCACGATCGCCGGACTCATCGACAAGGGTGAGGTCGCGGTCGAGGTCGAGGAGGTCTTCCCGCTGGAGGAGGCCGCTCGCGCCCACCGCCAGGGGGAGGACGGCCACACCCGCGGCAAGCTGGTCCTCCGGGTCGGCGCCTGA
- a CDS encoding glycoside hydrolase family 13 protein, translating into MAQPTPARTPHDWWRSAVIYQVYVRSFADGDGDGTGDLAGVRARLPYLAELGVDALWFSPWYQSPMKDGGYDVADYRAIDPAFGTLAEAEKLIAEARELGIRTIVDIVPNHVSDQHPWWRAALAGGPERELFHFRPGRGDHGELPPNDWKSEFGGPAWTRLPDGHWYLHLFAPEQPDLNWAHPAVRQEHEDILRFWFERGVAGVRIDSAALLAKDPRLPDFVEGHDPHPYVDRDELHDIYRSWRGVADEHGGVFVGEVWLPDSERFARYLRPDELHTAFNFSFLACPWEAGRLRASIDETLAEHAPVGAPATWVLCNHDVTRTVTRYGREDTGFDFATKVFGTPTDLALGTRRARAAALLSLALPGAVYVYQGEELGLPEADIPRDRIQDPMHFRSGGTDPGRDGCRVPLPWGAKAPYAGFGSREEPWLPQPAYWAAYAADAQEADPGSMLALYREAIRIRRATPGFGDGPLTWLPSADGVLAFARDNGLVCVVNLADTPAELDGTSRLLLSSGPLDDQGRLPRDTAAWLLA; encoded by the coding sequence GTGGCCCAGCCCACCCCTGCCCGGACGCCCCACGACTGGTGGCGCTCCGCCGTCATCTACCAGGTGTATGTGCGCAGCTTCGCCGACGGGGACGGCGATGGCACCGGCGACCTCGCGGGCGTCCGCGCCAGGCTGCCGTATCTCGCCGAACTCGGCGTCGACGCGCTGTGGTTCAGCCCCTGGTACCAGTCGCCCATGAAGGACGGCGGCTATGACGTCGCCGACTACCGCGCCATCGATCCGGCCTTCGGCACCCTGGCCGAGGCGGAGAAGCTCATCGCCGAGGCCCGGGAGCTGGGCATCCGCACGATCGTCGACATCGTGCCGAACCACGTCTCCGACCAGCACCCCTGGTGGCGTGCCGCCCTCGCCGGCGGCCCCGAGCGCGAGCTCTTCCACTTCCGCCCGGGCCGCGGTGACCACGGTGAACTGCCGCCCAACGACTGGAAGTCGGAGTTCGGCGGCCCGGCGTGGACCCGGCTGCCCGACGGCCACTGGTATCTGCATCTGTTCGCCCCCGAGCAGCCGGACCTCAACTGGGCGCACCCGGCCGTACGCCAGGAACACGAGGACATCCTGCGCTTCTGGTTCGAGCGGGGTGTCGCGGGCGTCCGCATCGACTCGGCCGCCCTCCTGGCCAAGGATCCCCGGCTGCCCGACTTCGTCGAGGGCCACGATCCGCATCCGTACGTGGACCGCGACGAGCTCCATGACATCTACCGCTCCTGGCGCGGGGTGGCCGACGAACACGGTGGTGTGTTCGTCGGCGAGGTGTGGCTGCCGGACAGCGAGCGCTTCGCCCGCTATCTGCGCCCCGACGAGCTGCACACCGCCTTCAACTTCTCCTTCCTGGCCTGCCCCTGGGAGGCCGGGCGGCTGCGGGCGTCGATCGACGAGACGCTCGCCGAACACGCTCCGGTGGGCGCGCCCGCCACGTGGGTGCTGTGCAACCACGATGTGACCCGCACGGTCACCCGCTACGGGCGCGAGGACACCGGTTTCGACTTCGCCACCAAGGTCTTCGGCACCCCCACCGACCTCGCCCTCGGCACCCGGCGGGCACGGGCCGCCGCCCTGCTGTCGCTGGCCCTGCCCGGCGCCGTGTACGTCTACCAGGGGGAGGAACTGGGCCTGCCCGAGGCCGACATCCCCCGCGACCGCATCCAGGACCCGATGCACTTCCGCTCCGGCGGCACCGACCCGGGCCGCGACGGCTGCCGGGTGCCGCTGCCGTGGGGGGCCAAGGCGCCGTACGCCGGTTTCGGCTCGCGCGAGGAGCCGTGGCTGCCGCAGCCCGCGTACTGGGCGGCGTACGCGGCCGATGCGCAGGAGGCGGACCCGGGGTCGATGCTCGCCCTCTACCGCGAGGCGATCCGCATCCGCCGCGCCACCCCCGGTTTCGGCGACGGGCCGCTGACCTGGCTCCCCTCGGCCGACGGTGTTCTGGCCTTCGCCCGTGACAACGGCCTGGTCTGCGTGGTCAACCTCGCGGACACCCCCGCCGAACTGGACGGCACCTCCCGGCTGCTGCTCAGCAGCGGCCCGCTGGACGACCAGGGCCGCCTTCCGCGGGACACCGCGGCCTGGCTGCTCGCCTGA
- a CDS encoding NIPSNAP family protein, with amino-acid sequence MFYEIRRYQIRPGRREEWVAFIEEVIIPFQESKGMNVIASFIDEEDPDGYVWMRRFADEAERERLYAAVYESERWQQEIAPRVEELMFREKIQVTRAVPTPASGLR; translated from the coding sequence ATGTTCTACGAGATCCGCCGCTACCAGATCAGGCCCGGCCGCCGGGAGGAATGGGTCGCCTTCATCGAGGAGGTGATCATCCCCTTCCAGGAGTCGAAGGGGATGAACGTCATCGCCTCGTTCATCGACGAGGAGGACCCCGACGGCTACGTGTGGATGCGGCGGTTCGCCGACGAGGCGGAGCGGGAGCGGCTCTACGCGGCGGTCTACGAAAGCGAGCGGTGGCAGCAGGAGATCGCCCCCCGGGTCGAGGAACTGATGTTCCGGGAGAAGATCCAGGTCACGCGTGCCGTGCCCACGCCTGCCTCAGGGCTTCGCTGA
- a CDS encoding carbohydrate ABC transporter permease, which translates to MSTRTLVSPAALARPRGRAVYWTVFTAVVVLFAIAFLFPVYWMVTGAMKSPDEVAQTPPTLVPKQWHSSGYTDAWDLMQLPQHLWNTVVQAAGAWLFQLVFCTAAAYALSKLKPAFGKVILGGILATLMVPAQALVVPKYLTVADLPLIHTSLLNDPLAIWLPAVANAFNLYLLKRFFDQIPRDVLEAAEIDGAGKLRTLWSIVLPMSRPVLGVVSIFALVAVWQDFLWPLMVFSDTGKQPISVALVQLSQNIQLTVLIAAMVIASIPMVALFLVFQRHIIAGISAGSTKG; encoded by the coding sequence ATGAGCACCCGGACCCTCGTCTCCCCCGCCGCCCTGGCCCGCCCCCGCGGCCGGGCCGTCTACTGGACGGTCTTCACGGCCGTGGTGGTGCTCTTCGCGATCGCCTTCCTCTTCCCCGTCTACTGGATGGTGACCGGGGCGATGAAGTCGCCGGACGAGGTGGCGCAGACCCCGCCGACCCTCGTCCCGAAGCAGTGGCACTCCAGCGGCTACACCGACGCCTGGGACCTGATGCAGCTTCCGCAGCATCTGTGGAACACGGTGGTCCAGGCGGCCGGTGCCTGGCTGTTCCAGCTGGTCTTCTGTACGGCCGCCGCCTACGCCCTGTCCAAGCTGAAGCCCGCCTTCGGCAAGGTGATCCTCGGTGGCATCCTGGCCACGCTGATGGTCCCGGCCCAGGCGCTGGTCGTGCCGAAGTACCTGACCGTCGCCGATCTGCCGCTGATCCACACCAGCCTGCTCAACGACCCGCTCGCGATCTGGCTGCCGGCCGTGGCCAACGCCTTCAACCTCTATCTCCTCAAGCGGTTCTTCGACCAGATCCCGCGCGACGTCCTGGAGGCCGCCGAGATCGACGGCGCCGGAAAGCTGCGCACCCTGTGGTCGATCGTGCTGCCCATGTCGCGTCCGGTGCTCGGCGTCGTGTCGATCTTCGCGCTGGTCGCGGTGTGGCAGGACTTCCTGTGGCCGCTGATGGTCTTCTCCGACACCGGCAAGCAGCCGATCAGCGTCGCACTCGTCCAGCTGTCGCAGAACATCCAGCTGACCGTGCTCATCGCCGCGATGGTCATCGCCAGCATCCCGATGGTCGCGCTGTTCCTCGTCTTCCAGCGGCACATCATCGCCGGGATCAGCGCGGGCAGCACGAAGGGCTGA
- a CDS encoding glycoside hydrolase family 9 protein — translation MAAGLALGALAAPAAGAVDHHARHGAGTAAPKADTGSPVRVNQVGYLTHGPKKGTVVTTATKPLTWTLRAADGTQRASGTTHPAGVDPSSRQNVQTFDFSKVTDAGEGYTVTIDGKKSEPFTIGDHLYRSLRSDALAYFYHNRSGIKIDADLVGSKYARPAGHDKAAPHRGDTDVPCQKGECDYRRNVSGGWYDAGDQGKYIVNGGISVAQLMSAYERTHTTKGVDAAPLGDGRLRVPERGNGVPDILDEARWEMEFLLRMQVPQGKPLAGMAFHKVHDKQWTGFPTRPDQDKQQRELHKPSTAATLNLAASAAQSARVFKSYDPEFAARCLHAARTAWDAAKAHPKIFASDKDSTGGGAYGDRNVGDEFYWAAAELFLSTGDHTYAKAVLGSPLHRDVEALFPRGGGMSWASTAGLGALDLATVPNKLTAKQRAEVRTMVTKAADRYAADSAKSAYGVPYAPKDGKYEWGSNSQVLNNMIVLATAHDLTGKPRYLDAVLRGMDYVLGGNPLNQSYVTGYGERNSHNQHHRFWAHQRDHKLPHPAPGSLAGGPNSGLQDVVAKKKLKGCAPAMCYTDSLMAYSTNEITINWNAPLAWIASYVDGLGGGAAGKPVS, via the coding sequence ATCGCGGCCGGCCTCGCCCTCGGCGCCCTGGCCGCACCCGCGGCCGGCGCCGTGGACCACCACGCACGGCACGGCGCCGGGACGGCCGCTCCCAAGGCCGACACCGGCTCGCCGGTGCGGGTGAACCAGGTCGGCTATCTGACCCACGGCCCCAAGAAGGGCACCGTCGTCACGACTGCCACCAAGCCACTGACCTGGACGCTCCGGGCCGCCGACGGCACCCAGCGGGCGAGCGGGACCACCCACCCCGCGGGCGTCGACCCGAGCTCCCGGCAGAACGTCCAGACCTTCGACTTCAGCAAGGTCACCGACGCGGGCGAGGGGTACACCGTCACCATCGACGGGAAGAAGAGCGAGCCGTTCACCATCGGTGACCACCTCTACCGCTCGCTGCGCAGCGACGCGCTGGCGTACTTCTACCACAACCGCAGCGGCATCAAGATCGACGCGGACCTCGTGGGCTCGAAGTATGCCCGTCCCGCGGGCCATGACAAGGCCGCCCCACACCGGGGCGACACCGACGTCCCGTGCCAGAAGGGCGAGTGCGACTACCGCCGGAATGTCTCCGGTGGCTGGTACGACGCCGGTGACCAGGGCAAGTACATCGTCAACGGCGGTATCTCGGTGGCCCAGCTGATGTCCGCGTACGAGCGCACCCACACCACCAAGGGTGTCGACGCCGCGCCGCTCGGCGACGGCCGGCTCCGGGTGCCCGAGCGCGGCAACGGCGTCCCGGACATCCTGGACGAGGCCCGCTGGGAGATGGAATTCCTGCTGCGCATGCAGGTGCCCCAGGGCAAGCCGCTCGCCGGGATGGCGTTCCACAAGGTGCACGACAAGCAGTGGACCGGGTTCCCGACCCGGCCCGACCAGGACAAGCAGCAGCGTGAGCTGCACAAGCCGTCCACCGCGGCCACGCTCAACCTGGCGGCCTCCGCCGCGCAGAGCGCCCGCGTCTTCAAGTCCTACGACCCGGAGTTCGCCGCCCGCTGCCTGCACGCGGCCCGGACCGCGTGGGACGCGGCCAAGGCACATCCGAAGATCTTCGCCAGCGACAAGGACTCCACGGGCGGCGGCGCCTACGGCGACCGGAACGTGGGCGACGAGTTCTACTGGGCAGCGGCCGAGCTGTTCCTGAGCACCGGCGATCACACCTACGCCAAGGCGGTGCTCGGCTCGCCGCTGCACCGCGACGTCGAGGCGCTCTTCCCGCGCGGCGGCGGCATGTCGTGGGCCTCGACCGCGGGCCTCGGCGCGCTCGACCTGGCCACCGTGCCCAACAAGCTCACCGCGAAGCAGCGCGCCGAGGTGCGCACGATGGTGACGAAGGCCGCCGATCGCTACGCCGCGGACTCCGCGAAGTCGGCCTACGGCGTTCCGTACGCGCCCAAGGACGGCAAATACGAGTGGGGCTCCAACAGCCAGGTGCTGAACAACATGATCGTGCTCGCCACCGCACACGACCTGACGGGCAAGCCCCGCTATCTCGACGCGGTGCTCCGTGGCATGGACTACGTGCTGGGCGGAAATCCGCTCAACCAGTCCTATGTCACCGGCTACGGCGAGCGGAACTCGCACAACCAGCACCACCGCTTCTGGGCGCACCAGCGTGACCACAAGCTGCCGCATCCGGCGCCCGGTTCGCTGGCCGGTGGCCCGAACTCCGGGCTGCAGGACGTGGTCGCCAAGAAGAAGCTGAAGGGCTGCGCCCCGGCGATGTGCTACACCGACAGCCTGATGGCGTACTCCACCAACGAGATCACCATCAACTGGAATGCCCCGCTGGCCTGGATCGCCTCGTACGTCGATGGCCTGGGCGGCGGTGCGGCGGGCAAGCCCGTGAGCTGA